In Desulfosporosinus sp. Sb-LF, one DNA window encodes the following:
- a CDS encoding recombinase, which translates to MEEFNEELFNALVEKIEILTSMHFVFELKSGMRVEEIVE; encoded by the coding sequence TTGGAAGAGTTTAATGAAGAATTATTTAATGCGTTGGTTGAGAAGATAGAAATTCTCACATCAATGCATTTTGTTTTTGAGTTGAAGAGCGGGATGAGGGTGGAGGAAATAGTGGAGTAA
- a CDS encoding class I SAM-dependent methyltransferase, with protein MIEEQFKERYKAGNTPWDIGKPDFNLIQTVTTMDIKPCNVLEIGCGTGNNSIWLAQKNFNVIGIDASEIATQKALEKASKTNVNCTFIEINFLNNKIEGAPFDFVFDRGCFHVFNLDQERKIFAENVSAHLEQDGLWLSIVGNADEQRDHPGPPQRTARDIVNSVEPYFEILSLVSSHFESDRPNPPRAWVCLMRKRRSV; from the coding sequence ATGATTGAAGAACAATTTAAGGAAAGATATAAAGCAGGAAATACTCCTTGGGATATTGGCAAACCTGATTTCAACCTTATTCAGACTGTAACAACAATGGACATAAAACCCTGTAATGTATTGGAAATCGGATGCGGAACTGGCAATAACTCCATATGGCTTGCCCAAAAAAACTTTAATGTTATTGGTATTGATGCTTCAGAGATTGCAACACAGAAAGCTTTAGAGAAAGCTTCAAAAACCAATGTGAATTGTACTTTTATTGAGATTAACTTTCTTAACAACAAAATTGAAGGCGCACCATTTGACTTTGTGTTTGATAGAGGTTGTTTTCATGTATTTAATTTGGATCAAGAACGAAAAATATTTGCTGAAAATGTATCAGCCCATTTAGAACAAGACGGTCTATGGCTGAGTATTGTTGGAAATGCTGATGAACAACGTGATCATCCTGGTCCACCGCAGCGTACTGCCAGAGATATTGTTAACTCAGTGGAACCCTACTTCGAAATTCTTTCGCTCGTTTCAAGTCATTTTGAATCAGACCGCCCGAACCCTCCTAGAGCCTGGGTTTGTCTAATGCGGAAAAGGCGTTCTGTATAA